A section of the Archocentrus centrarchus isolate MPI-CPG fArcCen1 chromosome 20, fArcCen1, whole genome shotgun sequence genome encodes:
- the LOC115799327 gene encoding CUB and zona pellucida-like domain-containing protein 1 isoform X1: MYNGQWCEAETVTTQVVWDNKPFQMWASSCCWIPTVYYGWGHPWTLSTLVDLGERSDTKQPNRSPEIAILPFLRVPQNCPRTYRLMSFDPDGDKVRCRYGNPGSQECAGCTQHPGFHLDQDSCTLHYQNTNADPSVRSFEIVVEDFPRGHISLNYTDGSRSYRSPLSARRRKRQVTNPWYAQTTIAGWGYPGTTAAPRTTTTQGTTAAPRTTTTQGTTAAPRTTTTQGTTAAPRTTTTQGTTPAPRTTTTQGTTAAPRTTTTEVTTTIPWWWTTRIPLQATTSPLSKLPLQFSFLVDPPVPSCQEGLYLPMFVHPTPANGEQIHAEVNKEVEIRIKAQASYAAIQDIIISGPMNMTKHRTTHDEFVLRWTPLSSDLGDYFPVCFAVESATGSAATSSLGYTHSHSHFATPTSQSGVYQSEMRCVVLQVGKKEIKTNVICTESTMTVEVEKSSFNGLHENHLRLSESSNTLCSLERYSNSTHIIGVIPLNACGTQIEEDAENLIFKNEITTVDDSRDLITRKHHLEVEFYCQYPKKGNVSLGFTAHRKSVEVWDKGFGKFTYQFEFYPNNQFQNMIDPNSYPLEYDVGQKIYMEIDASTMVNDTEIFVESCRASPYDNPNYHPIYSIIEDGCPVDPTVMVHATDNKRQFRFCIEAFKFIGLYDQVYISCSVIMCKAGDPNTRCSQGCINSTSNDHHHVRKRDAAFQTAQHFISQGPLRLKRSADISSTAGNNLNLNLNLVFIAGCLLVAVGMICGVAMYRSKMSKVKYQPLPSCES; encoded by the exons AGTTCCTCAGAACTGCCCGCGGACATACAGGCTGATGTCCTTTGATCCCGATGGGGACAAAGTCAGATGCAGATATGGAAATCCAGGAAGTCAGGAGTGCGCCGGATGTACCCAACATCCAGGCTTCCACTTGGACCAG GACTCCTGCACACTACACTACCAAAACACTAATGCCGACCCCAGCGTTCGTTCATTTGAGATAGTGGTGGAGGATTTCCCACGAGGACACATCAGTCTGAACTACACAGACGGTTCCCGATCCTACAGGTCTCCACTGTCTGCAAGGAGGAGGAAACGACAGGTCACAAACCCATGGTACGCACAAACTACAATTGCAGGGTGGGGGTATCCAGGGACTACAGCTGCACCCAGAACCACTACCACACAAGGGACTACAGCTGCACCCAGAACCACTACCACACAAGGGACTACAGCTGCACCCAGAACCACTACCACACAAGGGACTACAGCTGCACCCAGAACCACTACCACACAAGGGACTACACCTGCACCCAGAACCACTACCACACAAGGGACTACAGCTGCACCCAGAACCACTACCACAGAAGTGACTACAACTATCCCATGGTGGTGGACTACCAGAATACCTTTGCAGGCCACCACTTCTCCCCTCAGTAAATTACCTTTGCAGTTCTCTTTTCTTG TGGATCCGCCGGTTCCTTCATGCCAGGAGGGGCTGTATTTGCCAATGTTTGTGCACCCAACACCTGCAAATGGAGAACAGATTCACGCAGAGGTCAACAAAGAGGTTGAGATCAGAATCAAAGCACAGGCATCATATGCAGC AATACAAGACATCATCATCAGCGGGCCAATGAATATGACTAAGCACAGAACCACACATGATGAGTTTGTCCTGCGGTGGACTCCACTCTCAAGCGACCTGGGAGATTATTTCCCAGTCTGCTTTGCTGTTGAATCAGCCACAGG GTCAGCAGCAACCAGTTCTCTGGGCTATACCCACTCTCATTCCCATTTTGCTACCCCAACCTCACA GTCAGGCGTCTATCAGTCTGAGATGAGGTGTGTTGTCTTGCAAGTCGGGAAGAAAGAAA tTAAAACCAATGTGATCTGCACTGAGTCTACAATGACAGTAGAGGTTGAGAAATCATCCTTCAATGGACTCCATGAGAATCATCTGCGCCTCAGTGAATCCAGCAACACCCTCTGCAGCCTCGAGAGATACTCCAACAGCACTCACATCATTGGTGTCATCCCTCTCAATGCCTGTGGCACTCAGATCGAG GAAGATGCAGAAAATCTCATTTTCAAGAATGaaatcaccacagtggatgacAGCAGAGATCTGATCACCAGGAAGCATCACCTCGAAGTTGAGTTCTACTGTCAGTATCCCAAAAAGGGAAATGTGTCTCTGGGCTTCACAGCACACAGGAAGAGCGTGGAAGTGTGGGACAAAGGCTTTGGCAAGTTCACCTACCAGTTTGAGTTCTACCCCAACAACCAGTTCCAAAACATGATTGATCCAAATTCATACCCTCTGGAGTATGATGTGGGGCAGAAGATTTACATGGAGATAGATGCTTCCACTATGGTCAATGACACCGAGATATTTGTGGAGTCCTGCAGAGCCTCACCATATGACAACCCCAACTACCACCCAATCTACTCCATCATTGAAGATGG ATGTCCAGTGGACCCAACTGTGATGGTCCATGCCACTGACAACAAGAGGCAGTTTCGATTCTGCATTGAGGCCTTCAAGTTCATCGGCTTGTACGATCAG GTATACATCAGCTGTTCAGTAATCATGTGTAAGGCTGGAGACCCCAACACCAGGTGCTCACAGGGATGCATCAACTCCACATCAAATGATCACCACCACGTCAGAAAGAGGGATGCTGCCTTCCAGACTGCACAGCACTTCATTTCCCAGGGTCCCCTGCGCTTAAAACGGTCAGCAGACATCAGCAGCACTGCAG GgaacaacctgaacctgaacctgaacctggtCTTCATCGCTGGATGTCTCCTTGTTGCTGTTGGTATGATCTGTGGTGTGGCCATGTACAGGTCCAAAATGTCAAAGGTCAAGTACCAGCCTTTGCCCTCATGTGAAAGTTAA
- the LOC115799327 gene encoding CUB and zona pellucida-like domain-containing protein 1 isoform X2: protein MYNGQWCEAETVTTQVVWDNKPFQMWASSCCWIPTVYYGWGHPWTLSTLVDLGERSDTKQPNRSPEIAILPFLRVPQNCPRTYRLMSFDPDGDKVRCRYGNPGSQECAGCTQHPGFHLDQDSCTLHYQNTNADPSVRSFEIVVEDFPRGHISLNYTDGSRSYRSPLSARRRKRQVTNPWYAQTTIAGWGYPGTTAAPRTTTTQGTTAAPRTTTTQGTTAAPRTTTTQGTTPAPRTTTTQGTTAAPRTTTTEVTTTIPWWWTTRIPLQATTSPLSKLPLQFSFLVDPPVPSCQEGLYLPMFVHPTPANGEQIHAEVNKEVEIRIKAQASYAAIQDIIISGPMNMTKHRTTHDEFVLRWTPLSSDLGDYFPVCFAVESATGSAATSSLGYTHSHSHFATPTSQSGVYQSEMRCVVLQVGKKEIKTNVICTESTMTVEVEKSSFNGLHENHLRLSESSNTLCSLERYSNSTHIIGVIPLNACGTQIEEDAENLIFKNEITTVDDSRDLITRKHHLEVEFYCQYPKKGNVSLGFTAHRKSVEVWDKGFGKFTYQFEFYPNNQFQNMIDPNSYPLEYDVGQKIYMEIDASTMVNDTEIFVESCRASPYDNPNYHPIYSIIEDGCPVDPTVMVHATDNKRQFRFCIEAFKFIGLYDQVYISCSVIMCKAGDPNTRCSQGCINSTSNDHHHVRKRDAAFQTAQHFISQGPLRLKRSADISSTAGNNLNLNLNLVFIAGCLLVAVGMICGVAMYRSKMSKVKYQPLPSCES from the exons AGTTCCTCAGAACTGCCCGCGGACATACAGGCTGATGTCCTTTGATCCCGATGGGGACAAAGTCAGATGCAGATATGGAAATCCAGGAAGTCAGGAGTGCGCCGGATGTACCCAACATCCAGGCTTCCACTTGGACCAG GACTCCTGCACACTACACTACCAAAACACTAATGCCGACCCCAGCGTTCGTTCATTTGAGATAGTGGTGGAGGATTTCCCACGAGGACACATCAGTCTGAACTACACAGACGGTTCCCGATCCTACAGGTCTCCACTGTCTGCAAGGAGGAGGAAACGACAGGTCACAAACCCATGGTACGCACAAACTACAATTGCAGGGTGGGGGTATCCAG GGACTACAGCTGCACCCAGAACCACTACCACACAAGGGACTACAGCTGCACCCAGAACCACTACCACACAAGGGACTACAGCTGCACCCAGAACCACTACCACACAAGGGACTACACCTGCACCCAGAACCACTACCACACAAGGGACTACAGCTGCACCCAGAACCACTACCACAGAAGTGACTACAACTATCCCATGGTGGTGGACTACCAGAATACCTTTGCAGGCCACCACTTCTCCCCTCAGTAAATTACCTTTGCAGTTCTCTTTTCTTG TGGATCCGCCGGTTCCTTCATGCCAGGAGGGGCTGTATTTGCCAATGTTTGTGCACCCAACACCTGCAAATGGAGAACAGATTCACGCAGAGGTCAACAAAGAGGTTGAGATCAGAATCAAAGCACAGGCATCATATGCAGC AATACAAGACATCATCATCAGCGGGCCAATGAATATGACTAAGCACAGAACCACACATGATGAGTTTGTCCTGCGGTGGACTCCACTCTCAAGCGACCTGGGAGATTATTTCCCAGTCTGCTTTGCTGTTGAATCAGCCACAGG GTCAGCAGCAACCAGTTCTCTGGGCTATACCCACTCTCATTCCCATTTTGCTACCCCAACCTCACA GTCAGGCGTCTATCAGTCTGAGATGAGGTGTGTTGTCTTGCAAGTCGGGAAGAAAGAAA tTAAAACCAATGTGATCTGCACTGAGTCTACAATGACAGTAGAGGTTGAGAAATCATCCTTCAATGGACTCCATGAGAATCATCTGCGCCTCAGTGAATCCAGCAACACCCTCTGCAGCCTCGAGAGATACTCCAACAGCACTCACATCATTGGTGTCATCCCTCTCAATGCCTGTGGCACTCAGATCGAG GAAGATGCAGAAAATCTCATTTTCAAGAATGaaatcaccacagtggatgacAGCAGAGATCTGATCACCAGGAAGCATCACCTCGAAGTTGAGTTCTACTGTCAGTATCCCAAAAAGGGAAATGTGTCTCTGGGCTTCACAGCACACAGGAAGAGCGTGGAAGTGTGGGACAAAGGCTTTGGCAAGTTCACCTACCAGTTTGAGTTCTACCCCAACAACCAGTTCCAAAACATGATTGATCCAAATTCATACCCTCTGGAGTATGATGTGGGGCAGAAGATTTACATGGAGATAGATGCTTCCACTATGGTCAATGACACCGAGATATTTGTGGAGTCCTGCAGAGCCTCACCATATGACAACCCCAACTACCACCCAATCTACTCCATCATTGAAGATGG ATGTCCAGTGGACCCAACTGTGATGGTCCATGCCACTGACAACAAGAGGCAGTTTCGATTCTGCATTGAGGCCTTCAAGTTCATCGGCTTGTACGATCAG GTATACATCAGCTGTTCAGTAATCATGTGTAAGGCTGGAGACCCCAACACCAGGTGCTCACAGGGATGCATCAACTCCACATCAAATGATCACCACCACGTCAGAAAGAGGGATGCTGCCTTCCAGACTGCACAGCACTTCATTTCCCAGGGTCCCCTGCGCTTAAAACGGTCAGCAGACATCAGCAGCACTGCAG GgaacaacctgaacctgaacctgaacctggtCTTCATCGCTGGATGTCTCCTTGTTGCTGTTGGTATGATCTGTGGTGTGGCCATGTACAGGTCCAAAATGTCAAAGGTCAAGTACCAGCCTTTGCCCTCATGTGAAAGTTAA